Proteins from a genomic interval of Streptomyces sp. NBC_00820:
- a CDS encoding adenosylcobinamide-GDP ribazoletransferase, which translates to MLRTSPLDGLRFAFGTLTVLPVRVRRWDREAARGGMLTAPVAGLVVGGAAAGLGLLLLFLGAGPLLAAVASVAVPAALTRGLHLDGLADTADGLGSGKPAEDALRIMKQSDIGPFGVITLMLTLLAQVAVLAQLYDGSWARGALAAVTSAVAARLALTLAARAGVPAARPEGLGAAVAGVVPVPGALAVAAAVTLLAAAWGTVFGPYGPPHTAAAVLLALAAAELLLRRCVHRFGGVTGDVFGALAETAATTALVVLALGG; encoded by the coding sequence ATGCTCAGGACCTCCCCTCTCGACGGACTCCGCTTCGCCTTCGGCACCCTCACCGTGCTGCCCGTACGGGTACGCCGCTGGGACCGCGAGGCCGCACGCGGGGGCATGCTGACCGCCCCGGTGGCCGGACTGGTCGTCGGCGGCGCGGCGGCCGGCCTCGGGCTGCTGCTCCTGTTCCTGGGCGCCGGTCCGCTGCTCGCCGCCGTCGCCTCGGTCGCCGTACCCGCCGCGCTCACCCGGGGCCTGCACCTCGACGGGCTCGCCGACACCGCCGACGGGCTGGGCAGCGGGAAGCCGGCGGAGGACGCGCTGCGGATCATGAAGCAGTCGGACATCGGTCCGTTCGGGGTGATCACGCTGATGCTGACCCTGCTGGCCCAGGTCGCCGTGCTGGCGCAGCTGTACGACGGCTCCTGGGCGCGGGGCGCGCTCGCGGCGGTGACTTCGGCGGTCGCCGCCCGGCTGGCGCTCACCCTGGCCGCGCGCGCCGGAGTGCCGGCCGCCCGGCCCGAGGGGCTGGGGGCCGCGGTCGCCGGAGTGGTGCCGGTGCCGGGCGCGCTGGCCGTCGCGGCCGCCGTCACCCTCCTCGCGGCCGCCTGGGGCACGGTCTTCGGCCCCTACGGCCCGCCGCACACGGCGGCCGCGGTGCTGCTGGCCCTCGCCGCCGCCGAACTCCTGCTGCGCCGCTGCGTCCACCGCTTCGGCGGGGTCACCGGCGACGTCTTCGGCGCCCTCGCGGAGACGGCGGCGACGACGGCGCTGGTGGTGCTGGCGCTGGGTGGCTGA
- a CDS encoding spherulation-specific family 4 protein, translated as MNSLLVPYYEHPSVRPAEWAAILAAAPRLYGVVLNPASGPGERPDEAFAATAVRLRRAGVTLLGYTDTGYGTRPHDDVVREMRTHREWYGTQGAFLDQVSSGADELPYYERLAAAARTLGCGTLAFNHGTPPHPAYAALADLLVTFEGPWPAYRSTPARPRRYPSGVRLCHLVYDVPPGADVAEGARVRGAAVHCAVPGAGAHPWGTLPHGVGPPAP; from the coding sequence ATGAACAGCTTGCTGGTCCCGTACTACGAGCATCCGTCGGTCCGCCCGGCCGAGTGGGCGGCGATCCTCGCGGCCGCGCCGCGTCTGTACGGCGTCGTTCTCAACCCGGCCAGTGGCCCCGGCGAACGCCCGGACGAGGCCTTCGCCGCGACCGCAGTCCGGCTGCGGCGCGCGGGCGTCACGCTGCTCGGCTACACCGACACCGGCTACGGCACACGGCCCCACGACGACGTCGTACGCGAGATGAGAACCCACCGCGAGTGGTACGGAACGCAGGGCGCCTTCCTGGACCAAGTGTCCTCCGGGGCAGACGAGTTGCCGTACTACGAGCGGCTGGCGGCGGCCGCCCGGACCCTCGGCTGCGGCACGCTCGCGTTCAACCACGGCACTCCGCCGCACCCGGCGTACGCGGCCCTCGCCGACCTCCTGGTCACCTTCGAGGGCCCCTGGCCGGCGTACCGGAGCACCCCCGCGCGGCCCCGGCGCTACCCGTCGGGCGTGCGGCTGTGCCATCTGGTGTACGACGTCCCGCCCGGCGCCGACGTGGCGGAGGGGGCCCGGGTGCGGGGCGCGGCCGTGCACTGCGCGGTGCCGGGAGCGGGCGCCCACCCCTGGGGCACACTGCCCCACGGCGTGGGCCCGCCCGCACCCTGA